The Halorubrum sp. BV1 nucleotide sequence GTCGGAGATCGACGCGCGGTCGCCGATCGTGAGCTTTCCGCGGTCGTCGAGGTGGACGTCGTCGTGGATCACGACGTTGTCGCCGACCTCGATGTTGTGGCCGTAGGTGACGGAGATCCCCTTGAAGAACCGACAGCCGTCGCCGCACTCGGCGAACAGGTGGTTGCCGAGCATCTGGCGGAACCGGAGCGCGAACTCGACGTTGTCGGCCATCGGCGTGGCGTCGAACTGCCGCCAGAGCCACTGGAGGTACTTCGACTGCTGGAAGCGCTCCTCGTCTTTTTCGGCGTAGTACTCCGATTCGAGCGTCGCGTTACACGGATCGTACCCTTGCAGACGGACGCGCTCGGCCTTCGAGACCGACTCGCCGTCCTGCCACGCCTCCCAGCGCTCGCGGTCGCCGTGGAGATCGATAAGCGTGTCTCGCACGACCTCGCAGGTGTCCTCGTCCGAGGAGAGTCGGTCGTCCACCTCGTCGATGAACCCTCGGACCCCGGCCTCAGCACCGTCGGGCAGGGACACATGTCGCTTTGTCATCGCCCGTCCTTCGTCGCCATCCCTCAAAGGGATTCGGTTGTGCGAAGGTGTGATCAGAGAGTGTCGTCGACGGCGTTACCGCCTCGTGGGAGCAACCGTACCCGCTAAGTGTCCCGATCCCGAAAGGCGGGTATGCAACACCGCGAACTCGGGAACTCCGGCGTCGAGGTCTCGGAGATCGGCTTCGGCGCGTGGGTCGTCGGCACCGACTGGTGGGGCGACCGCTCGGACGAGCAGGCGATCGGCATGGTCGAGGACGCGCTCGACGCCGGCGTCACCTACGTCGATACGGGCGACGTGTACGGCCACGGCGACAGCGAGGAGATCATCGGGAAGGCGATACAGGACCGCCGAGACGAGGTGACGCTCGCGACGAAGATCGGCTACGACTTCTACAACAACCCGCAGGCCGGCCACGGCGAACTCCCCAAGGAACTCGACCGCGACTACCTCGAAACCGCGTTCGAGCGCTCGCTCGACCGGCTCGACACGGATTACGTCGACCTGCTCCAGCTCCACAACGCGAACGTCGAGGACGTCACCCCCGCGGTCCGTGACCTGCTGGCCGAGTGGAAGGCAGACGGTCGCGTCCGCGCGCTCGGCTGGGCGCTCGGTCCCTCCATCGGCTGGCTCGCCGAGGGCGACGCCGCCGTCGAGTACGAGGAGTTCGACGCGGTCCAGACCGTGTTCAACCTCTTCGAACAACAGCCCGGTCGGCATTTCGTCGAGACGATCCGCGAGTCCGACTCGGACACCTCCGTCATCGCCCGCGTGCCGCACTCCTCGGGACTCCTCAACGAGCAGGTCACGCCGGACACCGTCCTCGAAGACGGCGACCACCGCTCGCACCGCCCGAAAGAGTGGTACGAGACGGGCTGGGAGAAGCTGGAGGCGATCCGCTTCCTCGAAGACCCGGGCCACGCCGAAGGGACCCGCACGATGGCGCAGGCGGCGATCCGCTGGCTACTCGCACACGACGAGGTCGCCTCCGTCACCCCCACGTTCCGCGACGCAGACGACATCGCCGCGTGGAGCGCCGCGAGTGACGTCCCGCCGCTCTCCGAGGCGGAGTACGACCGCGTCGACGACCTGTATGCGCGCAACTTTGACATCGACCGCGACGACGGGATGGACGTCCTCAGAACGTCCGTCGACGGCGAAGACATCGAGGCCGCCGGGCTCGACAAACGCGCCGCCTCGTACTGACTCGGTTTTACACCCCCAGCTTTCACATCTCCCGGTTCCGCATCCCAAGGTCCGAACCCATCGGCTCCATCCACCCAGCCCCGGACCCGCCAGTTTCGCATCGAGATCGACCGACTGCGCGGATGTTTCTCCGATAGAGACCACTTTCACTCCGCTATCTGTAGGAACGTAGCGCGACGAGCGGCCCTCGATACAGACTGCTCGGAAGTGGTGGCTCGGTCGAAACCCATCGTCACAAGGGGCTCAGTGGGGGTAACACGTCGTCATGGCCACCACCAGCAGCGTGACCGTCTGCGGATATAAAACTCCCGTGACGACACTCTCCGTCGACGGACGCGCGGTCGCCGTGACAGACAGCCCGCTACCGACCGCGAGCGAGCCGCCTCGCCACGCGGTCTTTATCGGATCGGACCCGATCGCCGAGTTCCGCGATCTGTGACAACACCGGGTGATTCGGTCCTTCGGTCGGTCCGTAGAGGTACTCGTAGAAGGCTCGCTCGTCTTCCACGCCGAGGCTGGCTTCCGGTCGCAGCGGCGGGTCGTCGAGCGCCGTCTGCCGGTCGACGGCGAGCGCGTCGCACTCGCGTTCGAGTTCGTCGAGCCGCTCCCAGACGTCGATGGCGGCGTCCGTCGGATCGCGATCGATCCCGTCGAGGTGTTCGACGAGCCGCCGACGGCGACGGTCCACGCCAGCAAGATCGCTTTTGACGGCTCCGAGCGCGTCGATCTCGGTGTTGATAGCCTCTCCCAGTGCGGACCGGGCCTCGGCCGCCTGTCGACTCCGCCTGACGAGCGCCGACTGCGCCCCGGCCGAAAGCGTTCGGTCCGACGCCAGCGCA carries:
- a CDS encoding aldo/keto reductase — encoded protein: MQHRELGNSGVEVSEIGFGAWVVGTDWWGDRSDEQAIGMVEDALDAGVTYVDTGDVYGHGDSEEIIGKAIQDRRDEVTLATKIGYDFYNNPQAGHGELPKELDRDYLETAFERSLDRLDTDYVDLLQLHNANVEDVTPAVRDLLAEWKADGRVRALGWALGPSIGWLAEGDAAVEYEEFDAVQTVFNLFEQQPGRHFVETIRESDSDTSVIARVPHSSGLLNEQVTPDTVLEDGDHRSHRPKEWYETGWEKLEAIRFLEDPGHAEGTRTMAQAAIRWLLAHDEVASVTPTFRDADDIAAWSAASDVPPLSEAEYDRVDDLYARNFDIDRDDGMDVLRTSVDGEDIEAAGLDKRAASY
- a CDS encoding acyltransferase — translated: MTKRHVSLPDGAEAGVRGFIDEVDDRLSSDEDTCEVVRDTLIDLHGDRERWEAWQDGESVSKAERVRLQGYDPCNATLESEYYAEKDEERFQQSKYLQWLWRQFDATPMADNVEFALRFRQMLGNHLFAECGDGCRFFKGISVTYGHNIEVGDNVVIHDDVHLDDRGKLTIGDRASISDGVHLYSHDHDLVDQTEVRNFHTIVEDDARVTYDAMVRAGCRIGENSVVGARSVVQGDVPDHHVVVGSPARSVRVKPGWEESADELEDGRLPDNQDDREIEYDLPDDLDVFDEFQRDLRPPEPKQ